In Rhodamnia argentea isolate NSW1041297 chromosome 11, ASM2092103v1, whole genome shotgun sequence, one genomic interval encodes:
- the LOC115736372 gene encoding uncharacterized protein C630.12 isoform X6: MKQAELTGLLCVAWAISLLYGEMLAYWVPSLGSCSWPHLNSPSTSTMGNVGDQNSYVKVAVLADPQLMDRTSHGLTPKSFALEMAQFYTDLFMRRAYLSSILPFKPDVVLFLGDYFDGGPYLSDEEWEDSSNRFKHIFDLKTQDKHTECPVYYIPGNHDVGYASLHSHKPEVLSWYEREFGKKNHRFTVGKVDFIAVDAQTLDGRQREGKASSSWDLVKNVSLGSHSNPRVLLTHIPLYRRDWTYCGPNRNSPVINQRIRRTTGNQEIAYQNYITEESSNYLLDLVKPHRSNCGWDNYKVLVLSGHDHDQCMVVHKAKFGNVVEHTVGTVSWQQGNLHPSFMLLSVTNVTMSTASDPQAAVLTQLCFLPMQTHIYIWYLLLFVATLLALLFWPTSSKSFWHQICGNIGHCVHLIRSNLSGGATKEKNEDENFVYEEIWDAEGTMHLIKKSLDGPTMRSSDKGPVVRFLCSL; the protein is encoded by the exons ATGAAGCAGGCGGAGCTGACGGGCTTGCTGTGTGTGGCGTGGGCGATCAGTCTGCTCTACGGCGAGATGTTGGCTTATTGGGTCCCTTCTCTCGGGTCTTGTTCATGGCCTCATCTCAATTCGCCTTCCACGTCCACG ATGGGTAATGTCGGAGATCAGAATAGCTATGTCAAAGTTGCTGTTCTGGCTGATCCACAG CTGATGGATAGAACGTCTCACGGCCTGACGCCTAAATCCTTTGCTTTGGAGATGGCGCAATTCTATACGGATTTGTTTATGCGCAGAGCCTACTTGAGTTCCATTCTGCCTTTCAAACCCGACGTGGTTTTGTTTTTGGGTGATTATTTTGATGGAGGCCCATATTTGTCTGATGAAGA ATGGGAGGATTCATCGAACCGCTTCAAGCATATCTTTGATCTCAAAACTCAGGATAAGCACACAGAATGTCCAGTCTACTACATTCCTGGAAACCATGATGTTGGTTATGCAAGCCTTCACTCCCATAAGCCAGAG gTTCTCAGTTGGTATGAAAGAGAATTTGGGAAGAAAAATCACCGATTCACGGTTGGAAAAGTGGACTTTATTGCTGTAGATGCCCAAACATTAGATG GGCGTCAACGAGAAGGAAAGGCTTCATCATCTTGGGATTTGGTTAAAAATGTCTCCTTGG GTTCACACTCAAATCCGAGGGTTTTATTAACTCATATTCCTTTGTATCGGCGTGACTGGACTTATTGCGGACCCAATCGTAATTCTCCGGTCATCAATCAG AGGATCCGGCGAACTACTGGAAATCAAGAAATAGC GTACCAGAACTACATCACTGAGGAATCATCTAACTACTTGCTGGATTTGGTCAAACCT CACCGGTCTAATTGTGGATGGGACAATTACA AGGTGCTTGTTCTATCAGGCCATGATCATGACCAATGCATGGTGGTACATAAAGCCAAGTTTGGGAATGTTGTGGAG CACACTGTAGGAACTGTGAGTTGGCAGCAGGGGAACTTACATCCATCTTTCATGCTGTTGTCTGTTACTAATGTGACAATGTCGACTGCGTCCGATCCACAAGCAGCAGTTTTAACTCAACTCTGCTTTCTTCCTATGCAGACTCACATTTACATCTG GTACCTTTTGCTGTTTGTTGCAACTCTTCTTGCTCTCCTCTTCTGGCCAACTAGTAGCAAGAGCTTTTGGCATCAGATTTGTGGGAATATTGGCCATTGCGTACATCTCATAAGGTCTAATCTGTCTGGTGGAGCaacgaaagagaaaaatgaagatgaaaactTCGTTTATGAAGAGATTTGGGATGCGGAAGGAACAATGCACCTTATCAAGAAAAGCTTGGATGGCCCTACTATGCGTTCAAGTGACAAAGGTCCAGTAGTAAG GTTTTTGTGTTCACTTTGA
- the LOC115736372 gene encoding uncharacterized protein C630.12 isoform X1 — protein sequence MKQAELTGLLCVAWAISLLYGEMLAYWVPSLGSCSWPHLNSPSTSTMGNVGDQNSYVKVAVLADPQLMDRTSHGLTPKSFALEMAQFYTDLFMRRAYLSSILPFKPDVVLFLGDYFDGGPYLSDEEWEDSSNRFKHIFDLKTQDKHTECPVYYIPGNHDVGYASLHSHKPEVLSWYEREFGKKNHRFTVGKVDFIAVDAQTLDGRQREGKASSSWDLVKNVSLGSHSNPRVLLTHIPLYRRDWTYCGPNRNSPVINQRIRRTTGNQEIAYQNYITEESSNYLLDLVKPHRSNCGWDNYKVLVLSGHDHDQCMVVHKAKFGNVVEHTVGTVSWQQGNLHPSFMLLSVTNVTMSTASDPQAAVLTQLCFLPMQTHIYIWYLLLFVATLLALLFWPTSSKSFWHQICGNIGHCVHLIRSNLSGGATKEKNEDENFVYEEIWDAEGTMHLIKKSLDGPTMRSSDKGPVVSRGSAVIRPTAKMHNQDVEVSMNVDTNSDASSSVKLALKTNKSRTKIIVQRLVRTLWMLTIIAAVNVTLYMMLLFKDWNDM from the exons ATGAAGCAGGCGGAGCTGACGGGCTTGCTGTGTGTGGCGTGGGCGATCAGTCTGCTCTACGGCGAGATGTTGGCTTATTGGGTCCCTTCTCTCGGGTCTTGTTCATGGCCTCATCTCAATTCGCCTTCCACGTCCACG ATGGGTAATGTCGGAGATCAGAATAGCTATGTCAAAGTTGCTGTTCTGGCTGATCCACAG CTGATGGATAGAACGTCTCACGGCCTGACGCCTAAATCCTTTGCTTTGGAGATGGCGCAATTCTATACGGATTTGTTTATGCGCAGAGCCTACTTGAGTTCCATTCTGCCTTTCAAACCCGACGTGGTTTTGTTTTTGGGTGATTATTTTGATGGAGGCCCATATTTGTCTGATGAAGA ATGGGAGGATTCATCGAACCGCTTCAAGCATATCTTTGATCTCAAAACTCAGGATAAGCACACAGAATGTCCAGTCTACTACATTCCTGGAAACCATGATGTTGGTTATGCAAGCCTTCACTCCCATAAGCCAGAG gTTCTCAGTTGGTATGAAAGAGAATTTGGGAAGAAAAATCACCGATTCACGGTTGGAAAAGTGGACTTTATTGCTGTAGATGCCCAAACATTAGATG GGCGTCAACGAGAAGGAAAGGCTTCATCATCTTGGGATTTGGTTAAAAATGTCTCCTTGG GTTCACACTCAAATCCGAGGGTTTTATTAACTCATATTCCTTTGTATCGGCGTGACTGGACTTATTGCGGACCCAATCGTAATTCTCCGGTCATCAATCAG AGGATCCGGCGAACTACTGGAAATCAAGAAATAGC GTACCAGAACTACATCACTGAGGAATCATCTAACTACTTGCTGGATTTGGTCAAACCT CACCGGTCTAATTGTGGATGGGACAATTACA AGGTGCTTGTTCTATCAGGCCATGATCATGACCAATGCATGGTGGTACATAAAGCCAAGTTTGGGAATGTTGTGGAG CACACTGTAGGAACTGTGAGTTGGCAGCAGGGGAACTTACATCCATCTTTCATGCTGTTGTCTGTTACTAATGTGACAATGTCGACTGCGTCCGATCCACAAGCAGCAGTTTTAACTCAACTCTGCTTTCTTCCTATGCAGACTCACATTTACATCTG GTACCTTTTGCTGTTTGTTGCAACTCTTCTTGCTCTCCTCTTCTGGCCAACTAGTAGCAAGAGCTTTTGGCATCAGATTTGTGGGAATATTGGCCATTGCGTACATCTCATAAGGTCTAATCTGTCTGGTGGAGCaacgaaagagaaaaatgaagatgaaaactTCGTTTATGAAGAGATTTGGGATGCGGAAGGAACAATGCACCTTATCAAGAAAAGCTTGGATGGCCCTACTATGCGTTCAAGTGACAAAGGTCCAGTAGTAAG CAGGGGTAGTGCTGTCATACGACCAACAGCAAAAATGCATAATCAGGACGTCGAGGTGTCTATGAATGTAGATACAAATAGCGATGCT
- the LOC115736372 gene encoding uncharacterized protein C630.12 isoform X3, with product MKQAELTGLLCVAWAISLLYGEMLAYWVPSLGSCSWPHLNSPSTSTMGNVGDQNSYVKVAVLADPQLMDRTSHGLTPKSFALEMAQFYTDLFMRRAYLSSILPFKPDVVLFLGDYFDGGPYLSDEEWEDSSNRFKHIFDLKTQDKHTECPVYYIPGNHDVGYASLHSHKPEVLSWYEREFGKKNHRFTVGKVDFIAVDAQTLDGRQREGKASSSWDLVKNVSLGSHSNPRVLLTHIPLYRRDWTYCGPNRNSPVINQRIRRTTGNQEIAYQNYITEESSNYLLDLVKPVLVLSGHDHDQCMVVHKAKFGNVVEHTVGTVSWQQGNLHPSFMLLSVTNVTMSTASDPQAAVLTQLCFLPMQTHIYIWYLLLFVATLLALLFWPTSSKSFWHQICGNIGHCVHLIRSNLSGGATKEKNEDENFVYEEIWDAEGTMHLIKKSLDGPTMRSSDKGPVVSRGSAVIRPTAKMHNQDVEVSMNVDTNSDASSSVKLALKTNKSRTKIIVQRLVRTLWMLTIIAAVNVTLYMMLLFKDWNDM from the exons ATGAAGCAGGCGGAGCTGACGGGCTTGCTGTGTGTGGCGTGGGCGATCAGTCTGCTCTACGGCGAGATGTTGGCTTATTGGGTCCCTTCTCTCGGGTCTTGTTCATGGCCTCATCTCAATTCGCCTTCCACGTCCACG ATGGGTAATGTCGGAGATCAGAATAGCTATGTCAAAGTTGCTGTTCTGGCTGATCCACAG CTGATGGATAGAACGTCTCACGGCCTGACGCCTAAATCCTTTGCTTTGGAGATGGCGCAATTCTATACGGATTTGTTTATGCGCAGAGCCTACTTGAGTTCCATTCTGCCTTTCAAACCCGACGTGGTTTTGTTTTTGGGTGATTATTTTGATGGAGGCCCATATTTGTCTGATGAAGA ATGGGAGGATTCATCGAACCGCTTCAAGCATATCTTTGATCTCAAAACTCAGGATAAGCACACAGAATGTCCAGTCTACTACATTCCTGGAAACCATGATGTTGGTTATGCAAGCCTTCACTCCCATAAGCCAGAG gTTCTCAGTTGGTATGAAAGAGAATTTGGGAAGAAAAATCACCGATTCACGGTTGGAAAAGTGGACTTTATTGCTGTAGATGCCCAAACATTAGATG GGCGTCAACGAGAAGGAAAGGCTTCATCATCTTGGGATTTGGTTAAAAATGTCTCCTTGG GTTCACACTCAAATCCGAGGGTTTTATTAACTCATATTCCTTTGTATCGGCGTGACTGGACTTATTGCGGACCCAATCGTAATTCTCCGGTCATCAATCAG AGGATCCGGCGAACTACTGGAAATCAAGAAATAGC GTACCAGAACTACATCACTGAGGAATCATCTAACTACTTGCTGGATTTGGTCAAACCT GTGCTTGTTCTATCAGGCCATGATCATGACCAATGCATGGTGGTACATAAAGCCAAGTTTGGGAATGTTGTGGAG CACACTGTAGGAACTGTGAGTTGGCAGCAGGGGAACTTACATCCATCTTTCATGCTGTTGTCTGTTACTAATGTGACAATGTCGACTGCGTCCGATCCACAAGCAGCAGTTTTAACTCAACTCTGCTTTCTTCCTATGCAGACTCACATTTACATCTG GTACCTTTTGCTGTTTGTTGCAACTCTTCTTGCTCTCCTCTTCTGGCCAACTAGTAGCAAGAGCTTTTGGCATCAGATTTGTGGGAATATTGGCCATTGCGTACATCTCATAAGGTCTAATCTGTCTGGTGGAGCaacgaaagagaaaaatgaagatgaaaactTCGTTTATGAAGAGATTTGGGATGCGGAAGGAACAATGCACCTTATCAAGAAAAGCTTGGATGGCCCTACTATGCGTTCAAGTGACAAAGGTCCAGTAGTAAG CAGGGGTAGTGCTGTCATACGACCAACAGCAAAAATGCATAATCAGGACGTCGAGGTGTCTATGAATGTAGATACAAATAGCGATGCT
- the LOC115736372 gene encoding uncharacterized protein C630.12 isoform X2: MKQAELTGLLCVAWAISLLYGEMLAYWVPSLGSCSWPHLNSPSTSTMGNVGDQNSYVKVAVLADPQLMDRTSHGLTPKSFALEMAQFYTDLFMRRAYLSSILPFKPDVVLFLGDYFDGGPYLSDEEWEDSSNRFKHIFDLKTQDKHTECPVYYIPGNHDVGYASLHSHKPEVLSWYEREFGKKNHRFTVGKVDFIAVDAQTLDGRQREGKASSSWDLVKNVSLGSHSNPRVLLTHIPLYRRDWTYCGPNRNSPVINQRIRRTTGNQEIAYQNYITEESSNYLLDLVKPHRSNCGWDNYKVLVLSGHDHDQCMVVHKAKFGNVVEHTVGTVSWQQGNLHPSFMLLSVTNVTMSTASDPQAAVLTQLCFLPMQTHIYIWYLLLFVATLLALLFWPTSSKSFWHQICGNIGHCVHLIRSNLSGGATKEKNEDENFVYEEIWDAEGTMHLIKKSLDGPTMRSSDKGPVVRGSAVIRPTAKMHNQDVEVSMNVDTNSDASSSVKLALKTNKSRTKIIVQRLVRTLWMLTIIAAVNVTLYMMLLFKDWNDM; encoded by the exons ATGAAGCAGGCGGAGCTGACGGGCTTGCTGTGTGTGGCGTGGGCGATCAGTCTGCTCTACGGCGAGATGTTGGCTTATTGGGTCCCTTCTCTCGGGTCTTGTTCATGGCCTCATCTCAATTCGCCTTCCACGTCCACG ATGGGTAATGTCGGAGATCAGAATAGCTATGTCAAAGTTGCTGTTCTGGCTGATCCACAG CTGATGGATAGAACGTCTCACGGCCTGACGCCTAAATCCTTTGCTTTGGAGATGGCGCAATTCTATACGGATTTGTTTATGCGCAGAGCCTACTTGAGTTCCATTCTGCCTTTCAAACCCGACGTGGTTTTGTTTTTGGGTGATTATTTTGATGGAGGCCCATATTTGTCTGATGAAGA ATGGGAGGATTCATCGAACCGCTTCAAGCATATCTTTGATCTCAAAACTCAGGATAAGCACACAGAATGTCCAGTCTACTACATTCCTGGAAACCATGATGTTGGTTATGCAAGCCTTCACTCCCATAAGCCAGAG gTTCTCAGTTGGTATGAAAGAGAATTTGGGAAGAAAAATCACCGATTCACGGTTGGAAAAGTGGACTTTATTGCTGTAGATGCCCAAACATTAGATG GGCGTCAACGAGAAGGAAAGGCTTCATCATCTTGGGATTTGGTTAAAAATGTCTCCTTGG GTTCACACTCAAATCCGAGGGTTTTATTAACTCATATTCCTTTGTATCGGCGTGACTGGACTTATTGCGGACCCAATCGTAATTCTCCGGTCATCAATCAG AGGATCCGGCGAACTACTGGAAATCAAGAAATAGC GTACCAGAACTACATCACTGAGGAATCATCTAACTACTTGCTGGATTTGGTCAAACCT CACCGGTCTAATTGTGGATGGGACAATTACA AGGTGCTTGTTCTATCAGGCCATGATCATGACCAATGCATGGTGGTACATAAAGCCAAGTTTGGGAATGTTGTGGAG CACACTGTAGGAACTGTGAGTTGGCAGCAGGGGAACTTACATCCATCTTTCATGCTGTTGTCTGTTACTAATGTGACAATGTCGACTGCGTCCGATCCACAAGCAGCAGTTTTAACTCAACTCTGCTTTCTTCCTATGCAGACTCACATTTACATCTG GTACCTTTTGCTGTTTGTTGCAACTCTTCTTGCTCTCCTCTTCTGGCCAACTAGTAGCAAGAGCTTTTGGCATCAGATTTGTGGGAATATTGGCCATTGCGTACATCTCATAAGGTCTAATCTGTCTGGTGGAGCaacgaaagagaaaaatgaagatgaaaactTCGTTTATGAAGAGATTTGGGATGCGGAAGGAACAATGCACCTTATCAAGAAAAGCTTGGATGGCCCTACTATGCGTTCAAGTGACAAAGGTCCAGTAGTAAG GGGTAGTGCTGTCATACGACCAACAGCAAAAATGCATAATCAGGACGTCGAGGTGTCTATGAATGTAGATACAAATAGCGATGCT
- the LOC115736372 gene encoding uncharacterized protein C630.12 isoform X4 yields the protein MKQAELTGLLCVAWAISLLYGEMLAYWVPSLGSCSWPHLNSPSTSTMGNVGDQNSYVKVAVLADPQLMDRTSHGLTPKSFALEMAQFYTDLFMRRAYLSSILPFKPDVVLFLGDYFDGGPYLSDEEWEDSSNRFKHIFDLKTQDKHTECPVYYIPGNHDVGYASLHSHKPEVLSWYEREFGKKNHRFTVGKVDFIAVDAQTLDGRQREGKASSSWDLVKNVSLGSHSNPRVLLTHIPLYRRDWTYCGPNRNSPVINQRIRRTTGNQEIAYQNYITEESSNYLLDLVKPVLVLSGHDHDQCMVVHKAKFGNVVEHTVGTVSWQQGNLHPSFMLLSVTNVTMSTASDPQAAVLTQLCFLPMQTHIYIWYLLLFVATLLALLFWPTSSKSFWHQICGNIGHCVHLIRSNLSGGATKEKNEDENFVYEEIWDAEGTMHLIKKSLDGPTMRSSDKGPVVRGSAVIRPTAKMHNQDVEVSMNVDTNSDASSSVKLALKTNKSRTKIIVQRLVRTLWMLTIIAAVNVTLYMMLLFKDWNDM from the exons ATGAAGCAGGCGGAGCTGACGGGCTTGCTGTGTGTGGCGTGGGCGATCAGTCTGCTCTACGGCGAGATGTTGGCTTATTGGGTCCCTTCTCTCGGGTCTTGTTCATGGCCTCATCTCAATTCGCCTTCCACGTCCACG ATGGGTAATGTCGGAGATCAGAATAGCTATGTCAAAGTTGCTGTTCTGGCTGATCCACAG CTGATGGATAGAACGTCTCACGGCCTGACGCCTAAATCCTTTGCTTTGGAGATGGCGCAATTCTATACGGATTTGTTTATGCGCAGAGCCTACTTGAGTTCCATTCTGCCTTTCAAACCCGACGTGGTTTTGTTTTTGGGTGATTATTTTGATGGAGGCCCATATTTGTCTGATGAAGA ATGGGAGGATTCATCGAACCGCTTCAAGCATATCTTTGATCTCAAAACTCAGGATAAGCACACAGAATGTCCAGTCTACTACATTCCTGGAAACCATGATGTTGGTTATGCAAGCCTTCACTCCCATAAGCCAGAG gTTCTCAGTTGGTATGAAAGAGAATTTGGGAAGAAAAATCACCGATTCACGGTTGGAAAAGTGGACTTTATTGCTGTAGATGCCCAAACATTAGATG GGCGTCAACGAGAAGGAAAGGCTTCATCATCTTGGGATTTGGTTAAAAATGTCTCCTTGG GTTCACACTCAAATCCGAGGGTTTTATTAACTCATATTCCTTTGTATCGGCGTGACTGGACTTATTGCGGACCCAATCGTAATTCTCCGGTCATCAATCAG AGGATCCGGCGAACTACTGGAAATCAAGAAATAGC GTACCAGAACTACATCACTGAGGAATCATCTAACTACTTGCTGGATTTGGTCAAACCT GTGCTTGTTCTATCAGGCCATGATCATGACCAATGCATGGTGGTACATAAAGCCAAGTTTGGGAATGTTGTGGAG CACACTGTAGGAACTGTGAGTTGGCAGCAGGGGAACTTACATCCATCTTTCATGCTGTTGTCTGTTACTAATGTGACAATGTCGACTGCGTCCGATCCACAAGCAGCAGTTTTAACTCAACTCTGCTTTCTTCCTATGCAGACTCACATTTACATCTG GTACCTTTTGCTGTTTGTTGCAACTCTTCTTGCTCTCCTCTTCTGGCCAACTAGTAGCAAGAGCTTTTGGCATCAGATTTGTGGGAATATTGGCCATTGCGTACATCTCATAAGGTCTAATCTGTCTGGTGGAGCaacgaaagagaaaaatgaagatgaaaactTCGTTTATGAAGAGATTTGGGATGCGGAAGGAACAATGCACCTTATCAAGAAAAGCTTGGATGGCCCTACTATGCGTTCAAGTGACAAAGGTCCAGTAGTAAG GGGTAGTGCTGTCATACGACCAACAGCAAAAATGCATAATCAGGACGTCGAGGTGTCTATGAATGTAGATACAAATAGCGATGCT
- the LOC115736372 gene encoding uncharacterized protein C630.12 isoform X5, producing the protein MKQAELTGLLCVAWAISLLYGEMLAYWVPSLGSCSWPHLNSPSTSTMGNVGDQNSYVKVAVLADPQLMDRTSHGLTPKSFALEMAQFYTDLFMRRAYLSSILPFKPDVVLFLGDYFDGGPYLSDEEWEDSSNRFKHIFDLKTQDKHTECPVYYIPGNHDVGYASLHSHKPEVLSWYEREFGKKNHRFTVGKVDFIAVDAQTLDGRQREGKASSSWDLVKNVSLGSHSNPRVLLTHIPLYRRDWTYCGPNRNSPVINQRIRRTTGNQEIAYQNYITEESSNYLLDLVKPFFLMHICGSTGLIVDGTITRCLFYQAMIMTNAWWYIKPSLGMLWSNVTMSTASDPQAAVLTQLCFLPMQTHIYIWYLLLFVATLLALLFWPTSSKSFWHQICGNIGHCVHLIRSNLSGGATKEKNEDENFVYEEIWDAEGTMHLIKKSLDGPTMRSSDKGPVVSRGSAVIRPTAKMHNQDVEVSMNVDTNSDASSSVKLALKTNKSRTKIIVQRLVRTLWMLTIIAAVNVTLYMMLLFKDWNDM; encoded by the exons ATGAAGCAGGCGGAGCTGACGGGCTTGCTGTGTGTGGCGTGGGCGATCAGTCTGCTCTACGGCGAGATGTTGGCTTATTGGGTCCCTTCTCTCGGGTCTTGTTCATGGCCTCATCTCAATTCGCCTTCCACGTCCACG ATGGGTAATGTCGGAGATCAGAATAGCTATGTCAAAGTTGCTGTTCTGGCTGATCCACAG CTGATGGATAGAACGTCTCACGGCCTGACGCCTAAATCCTTTGCTTTGGAGATGGCGCAATTCTATACGGATTTGTTTATGCGCAGAGCCTACTTGAGTTCCATTCTGCCTTTCAAACCCGACGTGGTTTTGTTTTTGGGTGATTATTTTGATGGAGGCCCATATTTGTCTGATGAAGA ATGGGAGGATTCATCGAACCGCTTCAAGCATATCTTTGATCTCAAAACTCAGGATAAGCACACAGAATGTCCAGTCTACTACATTCCTGGAAACCATGATGTTGGTTATGCAAGCCTTCACTCCCATAAGCCAGAG gTTCTCAGTTGGTATGAAAGAGAATTTGGGAAGAAAAATCACCGATTCACGGTTGGAAAAGTGGACTTTATTGCTGTAGATGCCCAAACATTAGATG GGCGTCAACGAGAAGGAAAGGCTTCATCATCTTGGGATTTGGTTAAAAATGTCTCCTTGG GTTCACACTCAAATCCGAGGGTTTTATTAACTCATATTCCTTTGTATCGGCGTGACTGGACTTATTGCGGACCCAATCGTAATTCTCCGGTCATCAATCAG AGGATCCGGCGAACTACTGGAAATCAAGAAATAGC GTACCAGAACTACATCACTGAGGAATCATCTAACTACTTGCTGGATTTGGTCAAACCT TTTTTCTTAATGCATATCTGTGGTAGCACCGGTCTAATTGTGGATGGGACAATTACA AGGTGCTTGTTCTATCAGGCCATGATCATGACCAATGCATGGTGGTACATAAAGCCAAGTTTGGGAATGTTGTGGAG TAATGTGACAATGTCGACTGCGTCCGATCCACAAGCAGCAGTTTTAACTCAACTCTGCTTTCTTCCTATGCAGACTCACATTTACATCTG GTACCTTTTGCTGTTTGTTGCAACTCTTCTTGCTCTCCTCTTCTGGCCAACTAGTAGCAAGAGCTTTTGGCATCAGATTTGTGGGAATATTGGCCATTGCGTACATCTCATAAGGTCTAATCTGTCTGGTGGAGCaacgaaagagaaaaatgaagatgaaaactTCGTTTATGAAGAGATTTGGGATGCGGAAGGAACAATGCACCTTATCAAGAAAAGCTTGGATGGCCCTACTATGCGTTCAAGTGACAAAGGTCCAGTAGTAAG CAGGGGTAGTGCTGTCATACGACCAACAGCAAAAATGCATAATCAGGACGTCGAGGTGTCTATGAATGTAGATACAAATAGCGATGCT